The following proteins are co-located in the Triticum aestivum cultivar Chinese Spring chromosome 1A, IWGSC CS RefSeq v2.1, whole genome shotgun sequence genome:
- the LOC123047340 gene encoding CBS domain-containing protein CBSX5, which translates to MAVSLLANDVSDLCIGKPAVRSLPLSAAAGDLAATVRKGPRAAAAACIAVGPARGAVVGRAGLADVLCLLCSSPDALARPAAALDRPVSALLPKDGAGEVRRVDPRSSVLEALDEILSGAQVLAVPLRSGGRKKQLGGVAGVTGDFCWLTQEDLVRYFLNSISLFYHVAARSVSSLGLVRPDFLSVRPDEAALSAVPLIRRAIAAETAVAVVSADGHLVGEISTAHLAACDETAAAAIATLSAADLMAYIDYFGSPPEHILCAIKTGLKAKGLDAMLELMEDETMTSFSLSSSSSDDDTGRPHLRRPSSGSFGRRSTEEPVVCSPASSLVAVMVQALAHRVSYLWVLDEEDDCRLAGIVTFADILRVFREQLQ; encoded by the exons ATGGCAGTGAGCCTCCTGGCCAATGACGTGTCGGACCTCTGCATCGGCAAGCCGGCCGTGAGGTCGCTCCCGCTCTCCGcggccgccggcgacctcgccgccaCGGTCCGCAAggggccccgcgccgccgccgccgcctgcatcGCCGTCGGCCCGGCGCGCGGCGCCGTGGTGGGACGCGCCGGCCTCGCCGACGTCCTCTGCCTCCTCTGCTCCTCCCCCGACGCGctcgcgcgccccgccgccgcgctcgACCGGCCCGTCTCCGCGCTCCTGCCCAAGGACGGCGCCGGCGAGgtccgccgcgtagatccccgttCCAG TGTCTTGGAAGCTCTTGATGAGATCTTgagcggcgcgcaggttctcgccGTCCCGCTCCGCTCGGGCGGCCGCAAGAAGCAGCTGGGCGGTGTCGCTGGCGTGACCGGCGACTTCTGCTGGCTCACGCAGGAGGACCTCGTCCGCTACTTCCTCAACTCCATTTCCCTCTTCTACCATGTCGCCGCCCGCTCCGTCTCCTCCCTTGGCCTCGTGCGCCCCGACTTCCTGTCGGTGCGGCCCGACGAGGCAGCCCTGTCCGCCGTCCCCCTCATCCGCCGGGCCATCGCCGCGGAGACCGCGGTCGCCGTGGTCAGCGCCGACGGCCACCTCGTCGGCGAGATCTCCACCGCGCACCTCGCTGCCTGCGACGAGACGGCAGCCGCGGCCATCGCCACGCTCTCGGCGGCCGACCTCATGGCATACATCGACTACTTCGGCTCGCCGCCGGAGCACATCCTGTGTGCCATCAAGACCGGGCTCAAGGCCAAGGGCCTTGACGCCATGCTTGAGCTGATGGAGGACGAGACGATGACATCGTTCTCcctctcttcctcgtcgtcagacGACGACACCGGCCGGCCGCACCTGAGGCGCCCGTCGTCGGGGAGCTTTGGGCGCCGGTCGACCGAGGAGCCTGTGGTGTGCAGCCCCGCGAGCTCGCTGGTGGCCGTCATGGTGCAGGCCCTCGCCCACCGCGTGAGCTATCTGTGGGTTCTCGACGAGGAGGATGACTGCCGTCTCGCCGGGATCGTCACGTTCGCCGACATACTGAGGGTGTTCCGTGAACAGCTGCAGTGA